One Coregonus clupeaformis isolate EN_2021a chromosome 36, ASM2061545v1, whole genome shotgun sequence genomic window, cacacacacacacacacacacacacacacacacacacacacacacacacacacacacacacacacacacacacacacacacacacacacacgtcatataAGGAGCATTGAAATAGTTGTAAGAGCAGATGAAACAAGAAAGCCAATGAAGGCAACAAAACACGAATGACAGCAAGACTTCAGGTAAGTTGAACTAAAGGACTTTGATTTAATTACTGTGTCTTAATCCTGTTGATAAACAATACTTTTATCTGTATCTGAAAAAAACACAACAACTCAAGTTATTTGTTATGTATTATTTATGACTCTATTGTGATTATATTGAACATTGAAAGATAACGATCATCCATTAAAAAAACTGCATGTATAATGGACTGGATGTTACAGAGCATGAATTCCTTATTAATGATTTATGAGTCACCTATGTATTTGGCATTAACATACACTTATGCAAATATTGAATCTTGTATGTTTTGAGGCCCAACTATCTCTTTGTTTTCCAGTCTTAGAAAGATGAGCACCTGGTTCTTCCTCTCGCTGTGTGTGCTGACCTGTTGTTGTGGCCGCAGCAATGGCGCCCTCTCTTGCCCAGACATGTGCACCTGCCACTTCTCCACCAGCGACGCCAAGGTGGTCTGCAGCGACGCCTCCCTCTCCCAGTTCCCCTCCAACAGTCTCCCAGGCAAAACCACCTCCCTGTCCATCCAATCCACCAACCTCAGCACTATTACTGCCAACCACTTACAGGCCACGCCCCTTCTGAAAGAGCTCCAACTGTATTACACCAACCTGAGCACCCTTCCCTCAGATCTCCTCAGGGCCGTTCCTCACTTGCACACGTTGGATCTCACAGGGAACCACCTGCACTTCCTGCCACCATATGTCTTCAGCCACGCTCCACTGCGTAACCTGGTGCTGAAGAACAACCTGATCAGTGGTGTGGATGCTGATTGGCTCCCTGACAACAGTAACCTCACCTGGCTGGACCTGTCAGGGAACCGTTTGACGGCCGTACCCACAGCCCTGTTCCAGAAACTATGCCACCTGGAGAACCTTGACCTCTCCCATAACCGCCTGGAGAAGCTCCTGGCAGGGGCACTGTATCCTCTGAGCAGACTAAAGAGGCTCAACCTGGAGGGGAACCAACTCAGCACCCTGGACCCTTCTGCCTTCAGGAACACCCCAAACCTGACGCACCTCTTCCTCCAGGAGAACCAACTGGAGAGGCTTCCCCCGACTCTCCTCCAGGGGCTCCATCACCTTGATTTCCTGTTTCTCAACCTCAACCGGCTTGGTCACATCTCCACCACCCTGCTGGAGCAGCTCTCCTCCACACGGACGAGCAACCATCTTCGGGTGGCCTTCAGCCAGAACCCCTGGGTGTGCGATAAGAAGGTGGAGGACTTGTGGAGGTGGCTGCAGAAGAACCAGAAGAAAGCTTTCCTGGCCGATGACATCAGGTGTGCCAGCCCTGAGTCTCTGAAGGAACGATCAGTGATGTCGCTAACTGACAGTGAGCTAGGACTTTTCACTTAAACAATAAGAAGGTGGGGCGCTGTGGAGGTGTCTCAGAATGACCCAGGGGAGAGTGTTCTTTCATTCTTTGTCAAATGTGCCAGCCCTGGTTGTTAAGGACCAGGTGGTTGTGTCTCTGACTGAGAAAGAGCTAGAACTCAAAACGGATAAATAAAACAGGCCCACTCTTCAGGTAACAACTGCAAATGATTCTGTGTTTTGATTGGCTAAaaggtctctctctgtatatatatatatatatatatatatatacacactgattGTTCCTTCATATAGTATATTTGAGACAAACAGCTCTTGCATTTCAATTAAGGCTTCTGTATATTTTTGGAGACCCTTAGGATGGTCTTATAAGATCCACTAGGTGGCATCACATTCAATGTTTTTGCAAGACAAACTCCTTAGTAGACTTTTGAGTGTTACTGAACAGTTGTTGTAATTTATAAGACAGGTTGACAACAACTATGCATGAATAGAAAATGGATGTCTTTGTGATAGCTAATTTTCTACAGGTCAATCAGCCTGGTGGATCTAGGCTCTGGTGGTGTTAGTAATAATATCGCCTCATTATTTATTTTCATAACTTAATGGTTTGCCCTCTCTGCAGTCTCTCACTTTGATATGCACttcactcttcctctcctgtTTTTTAATGATGTTGGAAtcaatggggtgtgtgtgtgtgtgtgtgtgtgtgtgagagagagagagagagagagagagagtgtgtgtgtgtgtttgtatcagtGAGTTTGTCCTCTGCTCTGCAGGCGTGGCACAGGCCTCTCTGTCCTCAGGAGGCCTTGATCACATTAAGTGGGAGCCCCAGTAATTTATGACTCTTGTAAAGCAGCACCCGCGTCTCCAGAGGTGGTTACTTCTGAAAATTAAACCCTGATCAAATGCTTGCTGAAGAGCGGAAGAAAACGTGGCTTCCTGAAATGGCAGCGGACGTCGGAACGTTTTTCCCCGGCATCCTAcaatagagttggatagagggcaCCAAAGCCCGTTTTAACATggacagcgccattgagggctttaACCATTTTGAAGTAGCCAAGTGGGTGGGACTtgctatgggttaaggaaggatctaATAATTACATCCAAATCAGCAAGAGGggtcagccaatgaattatactcctgagcaaacattccataattAAATCACCAACTTTGACTTCCGACTatacacactccagcacagtaggtggtggtactacagtgccttcggaaagtattcagaccccctgactttttccacattgtgttacgttaaagccttattctacaatggatttaataaataaaaatcctcatcaatctacacacaataccccataatgacaaagcgaaaacaggtttttagaacgtttgggaaatgtattaaaaacaaacaacagaaatgccttatttacataagtattcagaccctttgctatgagactcgaaattgagctcaggtgcatcctgtttccattgatcatccttgagatgtttctacaacttgattggaggccatctgtggtaaatttaattgattgggcatgatttgtaaaggcacacacctgtctatataaggtcccacagttgacaatacatgtcagagcaaaaaccaaggaattgtgttgaggcacagatctggggaaggctaccaaaaaatgtctgcagcattgaaggtccccaagaacacagtgacctccatcattcttaaatggaagaagtttggaaccatcaagactcttcctagagctggccgcccggccaaactgagcaatcgggggagaagggccttggtcagggaggtgacgaagaaaccagatggtcactgacagagctccagatttcctctgtggagatgggagaaccttccagaaggacaaccatctctgcagcactccatcaatcaggcacaacagcccgcttggagtttgccaaaaggcacctaaaggactctcagaccatgagaaacaatattctcaggtctgatgaaaccaagattgaactctttggccttaatgccaagcgtcaagtctggaggaaacctggcaccatccctacagtgaagcatggtggtggcagcatcatgctgtggggatgtttttcagcagcagggactgggagactagtcaggatcgagggaaagatgaacagagcaaagtacagagagatctgtgatgaaaacattttacattacattttagtcatttagcagacgctcttatccagagcgacttacaggagcaattaaggttatgtgccttgctcaaggacacatcaacagatttttcacctagtcggctcggggattagaaccagcaacctttcagttactggcacaacactattaaccactaagctacctggcgccctaaaacctgctccagagcgctcaggacctcagacttgggcgaaggttcaccttccaacaggacaacgaccctaagcacacagccaagacaacgcaggagtggcttcgggacaagtctcggaatgtcctggagtggcccagccagagcccggacttgaacccgatctaacatctctggagagacctgaaaatagctgtgcagcgacactccccatccaacctgacagagcttgagaggatctgcagagaagaatgggagaaactccccaaacacagatgtgccaagcttgtagtgtcatacccaagaagactcaaggctgtaatcgctgccaaaggtgtttcaacaaagtactgagtaaagggactgaatacttatgtaaatttgatatttcagtttttgtattttttataaatttgcaaaaattgataaaaacccgtttttgctttgtcattatggggtattgtgtgtagattgatgggggaaaaaaacaatttagtcaattttagaataaggctgtaacctaacaaaatgtggaaaaagtaaaggggtctgaatactttccgaatgcactgtacgtactGCCAAGACAATCAtagtagaagaagaagaaattgAAATAGAAATAGCCCTCAATGGCTCcacccatgctgtcacagacaaaGATTGCAAAGATAAGAGACAAGATCTCTAGTACATCTTTATGCGTCCTCCTCATCCTCGCTCGTTCTGCCGACCAACAGGTGACCTTTCTCTCTGATCAGGATGGACGAGACAGAGTGTGCTCTGGCATCGCGCCACACTGTAatgactgactgacagtgatttTAAAAAACTATGGTTATTTGCAGGGCTTTTCATGCACTTGGAAATCATTTTGGCCATCTTGAATTTGCGCCAAGCAGACATGGTTCATTACTGGATGAAGAGTTAAAATGTAATGAATCTATCTTCCAAATGAGGGTGATGTGACATGATTATGACTAGTAACTGCTCAATAACTTTGCCTCATAAAATAGATACTAATAATCACTTAATATTCTAATTTGAAAAACTGAAACACATTtttttgaatgaaaagtattgcCAACCTCAATATTCCCGTCAATATCATTTGTATAGAGAATGGCATCTCAATAAAATGCTGTGAATGATACAGTGCTTTATAATAATAGACTGAGAACAAGTTGTTGCTAAAAATGCTTCATGGAATTGTTGTGATTTACAGTGTTTGTTTGAATAGAAAATGGGACCCAAGACAATGGAATGCTATAGAATAAGATTTACAATGgagttcatcccaaatggcaccctattccctatatagtgcactacctttcaccagagccctatgggcactataaagggaatagggtgccatttgggacgtatacaATGTTTGATTCATAGCACCTGATAGAGAGGTTGTCATCTTCCATCTCTGAACTACAGTGCCTTATATAAATATAAATCCTCTCTCCATTAAGGTTTTGTCTGATTCTTGGCACCCATGTGCCATTGCGAAGTTATCATGGCACACAACTATGGACCTTACACCGCTCTCATAACAGCAGGGTTAAGgtaaattccatttcaattcaattcagccaattcagaaagtaaactgaaattccaataaTAATTCAACAAATTCGTAATGCTTTTTTTACATAGAAATGTGGGAATTGGAATTTCAATTTAATTCCTGAACTGGCTAaattgaaatcaaatcaaatgaaatcaaattttattggtcacatgcgccgaatacaacaggtgcagacattacagtgaaatgcttacttacagcccttaaccaacagtgcatttattttaaacaaaaaaagtaagaataaaacaacaacaacaaaaagtgttgagaaaaaaagagcagaagtaaaataaagtgacagtagggaggctatatatacaggggggtaccgttgcagagtcaatgtgcgggggcaccggctagttgaggtagttgaggtaatatgtacatgtgggtagagttaaagtgactatgcataaatacttaacagagtagcagcagcgtaaaaaggatggggtgggggggcagtgcaaatagtccgggtagccatgattagctgttcaggagtcttaaatGGAATTGATCCCAATCCTGTAAGACACTGCACAAAATACTCTTGTTCAATATGATCTAAAGGGACAaaatgatcctagatcagcactcatacaCTAAGACTCTTTCTGTACATGGGtggtggcgacccgtcattcatgttttgagccccacattattagcaaaaaaaataaaattatacaaataatttttgttttgttttttggggcttgcctgttttgcatgttattttggcattaatacgtgtgtcacgatcgttggaggaagtggaccaatgcgcagcgtgatgagtgaacatacttttaattgattcaccacacgaaacaaaacaacaaaacgatacgtgaagtcctaggtaacagacacaaaccatacacggaacaagatcccacaaaacactgtggaaaacaggctgcctaagtatggatcccaatcagagacaacaagcaacagctgacactcgttgcctctgattgagaaccaccccggccaacacagaaacacatgagctagataaagaacctagaacacaaatacatagaaactacacaccctggctcaacataacagagtcccagagccagggcgtgacagtaccccccccccaaaggcgcggactgcgaccgcgccaaacatcaaccgaacaggggagggctgggtgggcattcctcctcggaggcggttccggctccgggcttgaccaccaccctccaacaattgccccgtagcgcccctggtccggtctggccccgctggctggagctggactggacatcagtggagcggattgcttaggctctgatgtggagcagctgaccggtacctgaccaggcaccggtgacccaggcacgggctgtgccggactgacgacgcgcaccacaggcttggtgcggggagcaggaaaaggccgggccgggctggcgacgcgcaccattggcttggtgcggggagcaggaacaggccgggccgggctggcgacgcgcaccattggcttggtgcggggagcaggaacaggccgggccgggctggcgacgcgcaccattggcttggtgcgggagcaggaacaggccgggccgggctggcgacgcgcaccattggcttggtgcggggagcaggaacaggccgggccgggctggcgacgcgcaccattggcttggtgcgggagcgcGGGCTGGCGcgaccattggcttggtgcagggggcaggaacaggccgggccgggctggcgacgtgcatcacaggcttggtgcgagggacaggaacaggccggaccgcactgggaacacacaccactggccttatacggggatcaggaacaggccggaccggactggcaacacacctcagtacctctcgccgtgcctctacatttcccttccctctactcgccaatggctcccgtaacccggtggccttctctcctcgcccactaactcgccccttatctgcctccagcagccccgtcgtccacggtgtgagcccccccctaaaaatgtattgggcttgtctctcccccgtggatatGGCTTCCATGGCTCTCGCGTagactctccatcctctgctcccaggtccaacctctctcctcctcacgctgcttgacccagtcgaggtggatatccgctagagttacctctggcgttggctcctggacacgctgcttgacccagtcgaggtggatatccgctagagttacctctggcgttggctcctggacacgctgcttggtccagttttggtgggatcttctgtcacgatcgttggaggaagtggaccaatgcgcagcgtgatgactgaacatacttttaattgattcaccacacgaaacaaaacaacaaaacgatacgtgaagtcctaggtaacagacacaaaccatacacggaacaagatcccacaaaacactgtggaaaacaggctgcctaagtatgtgtcccaatcagagacaacaagcaacagctgacactcgttgcctctgattgagaaccaccccggccaacacagaaacacatgagctagataaagaacctagaatacatagaaactacacaccctggctcaacataacagagtcccagagccagggcgtgacaacgtgtcacatatcagtttgcaaacaatgtagaaaaatatatatatcattaagttaataaagccgcatataaacatggtctcttttttgctttttgagtaaggcagctccaaaatgcaagtgtatcagcctagctcagtgctttctgtggtggtggggcagccagcggaaaatatggagcgtaggggttggtaatgttctctagttgcgccatgattggctcagtgttttgTCACTCATGGAGACACtatgtcaccgccaagtctaagggtagacttagaaaattcaagccccttggttgctgccatagagttacattagaagtgcccttccaagaagactcaaggtcattggccacagataaaatgacatcaaattacgttatatgtacagtagctttgattggactgatcatgtcaacatcttactttcaaaatcttagctagcagtcatcatcatgaatcaagtccacaatctactggcaaatcctttttaatccttgtcatatgaagagaaataatgaagagaaattatacataaaatgtatcggtgctcatcggccattggacataaacatgacacaacaagttggaaatcgcaaattcaacaatgagtggtttggaaggaatcggtgACAGTAGCTAACTGCAAGCACTGCAACTGAGAAGTCGGGaataaacgagctccgactgggaaaatacattctgaacggtcatccaactcggaattgtaaatccagCCTTTATCTCtttctttgatgacaaaatttgcccacgaaggtccgcagcgccaccttcctgttcaagtgagcagagcacaacaaggtgagtccaaaaatttattgtatgctgctgcataaatgatgtaataggccagggagatatgtatactgtaactaagaaagtaatactaagtgtatgttgtgtagtaagttgttagtagcccatgtgcctcaccctaataatttcgTCTATTTTCACCTCTcgcctacagttctgacttggtggtgcacatttagcctataacctgtttttgagaaatgtaatcattgaatattgtaagagctttcattgtctgcttatatgccccctttatttatcctatggttttgacttggtgtacagggagaacactgtaagaacggcccatgttctgaattctgtcgctgtacatttcaaaagtgctgaacaaatagttatattgattatgtccatcctagctcgctcattaatatcttaatcaaaattacggattgcctcttatccgcatgtcgtccccttatgccatagtttgtacatatcaattgtcagtagaaaccacatttgtttaagcaagtcagccatatcagctatgttttttttttaaagcagtaaatgaggctgaatgaactgttttgctgccagacaaggctccgctgatagccaggtgtagcagtggtaaggtgttgggactgctcttgggactctgctgttgtgacagctttatgtaggccctaacagtttgtgggcaccgtttgtcaccgttatagtgcaattcatgtattgtttagtgttgtgtagtggctttgctggcatgcatcccaccaggatgtacatgctaaaatcgccactgtatACGGGACTAGGAATTACTGAGGTggcctcccaaatggcatcctgttccctacatagtgcactacttttgatcagagccatattgtccctggtcaaaagtagtgcactataaagggaataggatgcaatttgggacacaaactAGTTTCCCACTATCAATGCACTGTAGGCGGTCCAACTTAATTTTTCTGTACTCACTGCATTGGGGATAAAAAACTCTATAGACCCCACATGTCGGATTTCTTACGTCAGCGCCCTTGAAATCCCACAATTTATGGTCATTTTATTTGTTTACGGATGTTCAAAGCTCAACCAAaagtgagaggagagagcgacGTGCTCATTAAATACCTATCTGCAgttggatgagaggagagagcgacGTGCTCATTAAATACCTACCTGCAGttgggtgagaggagagagcgacGTGCTCATTAAATACCTACCTGCAGttgggtgagaggagagagcgacGTGCTCATTAAATACCTATCTGCAGTTGGATGAGAGGAGTCACAGCTGCCTTCGGGAGCTTTGCGGCATTACTATGCTAGGAGATAGCGATGCTtcggcacgtacacacacacagagcaggctTAAAGGCGCTGGATGGTCAATCTGttgtctgcattggccgtgcagcatttatggtgatatggcctctgcagaagccAGGGAATTcgtacttcttgcgcttcgcagAACAGCGCAGagttgttgtgaaggaagttgttaaggaagtgagtttgtgtttgtaCAGGACCTTCTAccctcacctaccgtcaaccaatcacgtcaatgcagagctatacctcctcattgttacaacatttgtgAGGTGCAGCGATGGggtacggagctcaatttggcctctgcatgcatCTGGAGGCTACGCAATTGCATCACACTGTCCATATGGAGCGTCTGacaacattttcggatcaagcataaattggcttttagggTGAACCTGCTCATCACCTCACTCATCATACTTCCATGATAGCATataggtgtaggatcttaatttgctacagcaggaaaataatcctgcagcaatcggaaatgtgaattattatgtggattataattaatggacatttttgtaggggttgatccaTTTTTtctaagggaaaatcaagtctgaaatttcaagacagaaattacaaacttcagaagccattTTAAACCTCAAATGAGCTACAAGTTAAAattgtcctgcattgcaggaaagttctcctgcaacagggtgatcaaattaagatcctacatctgtacaatgACAAACTTCTTGAAAtgtgttttgttatttatttcatgttCATATGTCTTTTAATCAGGCTTTGGTTCAAAATGTtatactttagctgtgcttgattgagtttTCCTGGTGCAATGGAATAGTCTCAAAATTGAAAACCCCACCCGTCTGGCACTCCATGCAGGCTCAAGCAgacactcaaagtatttgaaagaaccCAGGTCTGCTTTCAATACATCATTGAATCAACAATGCCATAGCGACATTGCCTATAGAGGAGAGGAAGACTCTATAGTAACCTTGAGGATATCCCAGGTATCTTTGCAGTCTGATAAATTAGCCTATTATCCaacagtttttattttatttgttgtgaCCCATTGGTTGCTGTCTGactcagggttggggtcaattctgtTTTCAATTCAGTTCATTAAGGGGCCGATTCATACTTAGGAAATGTACACCTTTCCTACACACGCATTTCCTACACAACTTCTCAGTATTttgtattcagacttaccttattcaGTCGCATAACGCGCTCTACAGGTGTGACTACTTTGCGCGCtctgaatacatttaattaaacctctgaaaaccctcccacttgactttccaacagattttctcatggagttttcattcaatagggttttcagtacatgtACAGTATCTTAAGCCatcctttaaatacggtgtacctttaaGTTAGAATTTTGTCGACAGACTCACTAGAACATATTAAGAGAACGgcttcagaatattagggatcaattaaagaaagccatctaaatatatgcatattcgtcTCGATTTCAGCACCAATTCTAGATTTTATAGGTttaggaaatacagtgggggaaaaaagtatttagtcagccaccaattgtgcaagttctcccacttaaaaagatgagagaggcctgtaattttcatcataggtacacgtcaactatgacagacaaattgagattttttttcctgaaaagcacattgtaggattttttatgaatttatttgcaaattatggtggaaaataagtattgtaACTAAataagacctgtaacttcttctttaagaggctcctctgtcctccactcattacctgtattaatggcacctgtttgaacttgttatcagtataaaagacacctgtccacaacctcaaacagtcacactccaaactccactatggccaagaccaaagagctgtcaaaggacaccagaaacaaaattgtagacctgcaccaggctgggaagactgaatctgcaataggtaagcagcatggtttgaagaaatcaactgtgagggcaattattaggaaatggaagacatacaagaccactgataatctccctcgatctggggctccacgcaagatctcaccccgtggggtcaaaatgatcacaagaacggtgagcaaaaatcccagaaccacacgggggacctagtgaatgacctgcagagagctgggaccaaagtaacaaagcctaccatcagtaacacactacgccgccagggacaaatcctgcagtgccagacgtgtccccctgcttaagccagtacatgcccaggcccgtctgaagtttgctagagtgcatttggatgatccagaagaggattgggagaatgtcatatggtcagatgaaaccaaaatagaactttttggtaaaaactcaactcgtcgtgtttggaggacaaagaatgctgagttgcatccaaagaacaccatacctactgtgaagcatgggggtggaaacatcatgctttggggctgtttttctgcaaagggaccaggacgactgatccgtgtaaaggaaagaatgaatggggccattttgagtgaaaacctccttccatcagcaagggcattgaagatgaaacgtggctgggtctttcagcatgacaatgatcccaaacacaccgcccgggcaacgaaggagtggcttcgtaagaagcatttcaaggtcctggagtggcctagccagtctccagatctcaaccccatagaaaatctttggagggagttgaaagtccgtgttgcccagcgacagccccaaaacatcactgctctagaggagatctgcatggaggaatgggccaaaataccagcaacagtgtgtgaaaaccttgtgaagacttacagaaaacgtttgacctgtgtc contains:
- the si:dkey-90m5.4 gene encoding leucine-rich alpha-2-glycoprotein — translated: MSTWFFLSLCVLTCCCGRSNGALSCPDMCTCHFSTSDAKVVCSDASLSQFPSNSLPGKTTSLSIQSTNLSTITANHLQATPLLKELQLYYTNLSTLPSDLLRAVPHLHTLDLTGNHLHFLPPYVFSHAPLRNLVLKNNLISGVDADWLPDNSNLTWLDLSGNRLTAVPTALFQKLCHLENLDLSHNRLEKLLAGALYPLSRLKRLNLEGNQLSTLDPSAFRNTPNLTHLFLQENQLERLPPTLLQGLHHLDFLFLNLNRLGHISTTLLEQLSSTRTSNHLRVAFSQNPWVCDKKVEDLWRWLQKNQKKAFLADDIRCASPESLKERSVMSLTDSELGLFT